A DNA window from Jaculus jaculus isolate mJacJac1 chromosome 1, mJacJac1.mat.Y.cur, whole genome shotgun sequence contains the following coding sequences:
- the Unc93b1 gene encoding protein unc-93 homolog B1 isoform X1, translated as MQAEPPLYPVAGAAGPQDNEDQFVVPDGPEAPLDELVGAYPNYNEEEEERRYYRRKRLGVVKNVLAASAGCTLTYGVYLGLLQMQLILHYDETYREVKYGNMGLPDIDSKMLMGINVTPIAALLYTPVLIRFFGTKWMMFLAVGIYALFVSTNYWERYYTLVPSAVALGMAIVPLWASMGNYITRMAQKYYEYAHYKEQDEQEPRQRPPRGSHAPYLLVFQAIFYGFFHLSFACAQLPMIYFLNSYLYDLNHTLLNVHSCGTKSHGILAGFNKTVLRTLPRSRNLIVVESVLMAVAFVAMLLVLGLCGAAYRPTEEIDLRSVGWGNIFQLPFKHVRDYRLRHLVPFFIYSGFEVLFACTGLALGYGVCSVGLERLASLLIAYSLGASAASLLGLLGLWLPRSVPLMAGAGLHLLLTLSLFFWAPVPRVLQHSWILYVAAALWGVGSALNKTGLSTLLGILYEDKERQDFIFTIYHWWQAVAIFMVYLGSSLPMKAKLTVLLVTLVAAATSYLWMEHKLKSGLAPRQPRIPRPQHKVRGYRYLEENNSDESDADAEAELCGGQGDLTEDEAPEAPAAQPVDPEPVGLCRRPCPYEQALGADGLEGH; from the exons ATGCAGGCGGAGCCGCCGCTCTACCCGGTGGCCGGAGCTGCGGGACCCCAGGATAATGAGGACCAGTTCGTGGTCCCCGATGGGCCCGAGGCCCCG CTGGACGAGCTGGTGGGCGCGTACCCCAACTAcaacgaggaggaggaggagcgccGCTACTACCGGCGCAAGCGCCTGGGCGTGGTCAAGAACGTGCTGGCGGCCAGCGCGGGCTGCACGCTCACCTACGGCGTCTACCTGG GCCTCCTGCAGATGCAGCTGATCCTGCACTATGATGAGACCTACCGTGAGGTGAAGTACGGCAACATGGGGCTGCCGGACATCGACAGCAAGATGCTCATGGGCATCAACGTGACGCCCATCGCCGCCCTGCTCTACACACCTGTGCTCATCAG GTTTTTTGGTACCAAATGGATGATGTTCCTAGCAGTGGGCATCTATGCCCTCTTTGTCTCCACCAACTACTGGGAACGCTACTACACACTCGTGCCCTCTGCTGTGGCCCTGGGCATGGCCATCGTGCCCCTCTGGGCCTCAATGGGCAACTACATCACCAG GATGGCGCAGAAGTACTATGAGTATGCCCACTACAAGGAGCAGGATGAGCAGGAGCCTCGGCAGCGGCCCCCACGGGGCTCCCACGCACCCTATCTTCTAGTCTTCCAAGCCATCTTCTATGGCTTCTTCCAC CTGAGCTTTGCCTGTGCCCAGCTGCCTATGATTTACTTCCTGAACTCCTATCTGTACGACCTGAACCACACGCTGTTAAACGTGCACAGCTGCG GCACTAAAAGCCACGGTATCCTCGCTGGCTTCAACAAGACCGTTCTGCGGACACTGCCTCGAAGCCGAAACCTCATCGTGGTGGAGAGCGTGCTCATGGCGGTGGCCTTCGTGGCCATGCTGCTG GTGCTGGGCCTGTGTGGCGCCGCTTATCGGCCCACGGAGGAGATCGACCTGCGCAGCGTGGGCTGGGGCAACATCTTCCAGCTGCCCTTCAAACACGTGCGTGACTAccgcctgcgccaccttgtgcccttCTTCATCTACAGCGGCTTCGAGGTGCTGTTTGCCTGCACTGGACTTGCCCTT GGGTATGGCGTGTGCTCTGTGGGACTGGAAAGGCTGGCCTCCCTCCTCATAGCTTACAGCCTGGGTGCTTCAGCCGCCTCCCTCCTGGGTCTGCTGGGGCTGTGGCTGCCACGATCCGTGCCCTTGATGGCTGGGGCAGGACTGCACCTGCTACTCACCCTCAGCCTGTTCTTCTGGGCCCCCGTGCCTCGGGTCCTGCAACACAGCTGGATACTGTATGTGGCAGCTGCCCTGTGGGGTGTGGGCAGTGCTCTTAACAAGACGGGACTCAGCA CACTCCTGGGAATCCTGTATGAAGACAAGGAGAGACAAGACTTCATCTTCACCATCTATCACTGGTGGCAGGCTGTGGCTATCTTTATGGTGTATCTGGGCTCCAGTCTGCCCATGAAG GCCAAGCTGACGGTGTTGCTGGTGACCCTGGTGGCTGCTGCTACCTCGTACCTGTGGATGGAGCACAAGTTGAAGAGTGGCCTGGCCCCGCGCCAGCCGCGCATCCCGCGGCCCCAGCACAAAGTGCGCGGCTACCGCTACTTGGAGGAGAACAACTCGGATGAGAGCGACGCGGATGCCGAGGCCGAGCTCTGCGGAGGCCAAGGGGACCTCACGGAGGATGAGGCTCCCGAGGCTCCCGCCGCCCAGCCCGTAGACCCCGAGCCGGTTGGCCTCTGCCGCAGGCCCTGCCCCTATGAACAGGCGCTGGGGGCCGATGGACTGGAGGGGCACTGA
- the Unc93b1 gene encoding protein unc-93 homolog B1 isoform X2, with translation MQAEPPLYPVAGAAGPQDNEDQFVVPDGPEAPLDELVGAYPNYNEEEEERRYYRRKRLGVVKNVLAASAGCTLTYGVYLGLLQMQLILHYDETYREVKYGNMGLPDIDSKMLMGINVTPIAALLYTPVLIRFFGTKWMMFLAVGIYALFVSTNYWERYYTLVPSAVALGMAIVPLWASMGNYITRMAQKYYEYAHYKEQDEQEPRQRPPRGSHAPYLLVFQAIFYGFFHLSFACAQLPMIYFLNSYLYDLNHTLLNVHSCGTKSHGILAGFNKTVLRTLPRSRNLIVVESVLMAVAFVAMLLVLGLCGAAYRPTEEIDLRSVGWGNIFQLPFKHVRDYRLRHLVPFFIYSGFEVLFACTGLALHSWESCMKTRRDKTSSSPSITGGRLWLSLWCIWAPVCP, from the exons ATGCAGGCGGAGCCGCCGCTCTACCCGGTGGCCGGAGCTGCGGGACCCCAGGATAATGAGGACCAGTTCGTGGTCCCCGATGGGCCCGAGGCCCCG CTGGACGAGCTGGTGGGCGCGTACCCCAACTAcaacgaggaggaggaggagcgccGCTACTACCGGCGCAAGCGCCTGGGCGTGGTCAAGAACGTGCTGGCGGCCAGCGCGGGCTGCACGCTCACCTACGGCGTCTACCTGG GCCTCCTGCAGATGCAGCTGATCCTGCACTATGATGAGACCTACCGTGAGGTGAAGTACGGCAACATGGGGCTGCCGGACATCGACAGCAAGATGCTCATGGGCATCAACGTGACGCCCATCGCCGCCCTGCTCTACACACCTGTGCTCATCAG GTTTTTTGGTACCAAATGGATGATGTTCCTAGCAGTGGGCATCTATGCCCTCTTTGTCTCCACCAACTACTGGGAACGCTACTACACACTCGTGCCCTCTGCTGTGGCCCTGGGCATGGCCATCGTGCCCCTCTGGGCCTCAATGGGCAACTACATCACCAG GATGGCGCAGAAGTACTATGAGTATGCCCACTACAAGGAGCAGGATGAGCAGGAGCCTCGGCAGCGGCCCCCACGGGGCTCCCACGCACCCTATCTTCTAGTCTTCCAAGCCATCTTCTATGGCTTCTTCCAC CTGAGCTTTGCCTGTGCCCAGCTGCCTATGATTTACTTCCTGAACTCCTATCTGTACGACCTGAACCACACGCTGTTAAACGTGCACAGCTGCG GCACTAAAAGCCACGGTATCCTCGCTGGCTTCAACAAGACCGTTCTGCGGACACTGCCTCGAAGCCGAAACCTCATCGTGGTGGAGAGCGTGCTCATGGCGGTGGCCTTCGTGGCCATGCTGCTG GTGCTGGGCCTGTGTGGCGCCGCTTATCGGCCCACGGAGGAGATCGACCTGCGCAGCGTGGGCTGGGGCAACATCTTCCAGCTGCCCTTCAAACACGTGCGTGACTAccgcctgcgccaccttgtgcccttCTTCATCTACAGCGGCTTCGAGGTGCTGTTTGCCTGCACTGGACTTGCCCTT CACTCCTGGGAATCCTGTATGAAGACAAGGAGAGACAAGACTTCATCTTCACCATCTATCACTGGTGGCAGGCTGTGGCTATCTTTATGGTGTATCTGGGCTCCAGTCTGCCCATGA